One window of Chryseobacterium sp. 7 genomic DNA carries:
- a CDS encoding acyl-CoA carboxylase subunit beta: MDIEFNKREDQNRLKLSEINRLLTEIKKGGGEKRLQKLRDEGKMTARERIDYLLDKDSDSIEVGAFAGYEMYPEHGGCPSGGVVVVIGYVSGRQCIIVANDASVKAGAWFPITGKKNLRAQEIAMENKLPIIYLVDSAGVYLPMQDEIFPDKEHFGRIFRNNAKMSSMGIIQISAVMGSCVAGGAYLPIMSDEAMIVDKTGSIFLAGSYLVKAAIGESIDNETLGGATTHCSISGVTDYKAKDDKDALNRIKTIMKSIGSTEKAGFDRIESFPPKENPENIFGIMPVSRAEQYDTFEIIKCIVDNSEYDEYKPDYGKSIICATARVDGWSVGIVANQRKLVKSGKGEMQFGGVIYSDSADKATRFIANCNQRKIPLIFLQDVTGFMVGSKSEHGGIIKDGAKMVNAVSNSVVPKFTIITGNSYGAGNYAMCGKAYDPRLIVAWPWADLAVMGGAQAAKVLAQIQESTLKKQGKEISEEEHNEILDTISKKYQKQTESTYAAARLWTDAIINPADTRKWISMGIEAANHSPITEKFNLGVIQV, from the coding sequence ATGGACATCGAATTCAATAAACGAGAAGATCAGAACAGATTAAAATTATCTGAAATAAATCGCTTACTCACTGAAATCAAAAAAGGAGGAGGTGAGAAGAGGCTTCAAAAGCTTCGTGATGAAGGAAAAATGACAGCAAGAGAAAGGATAGATTATCTTCTCGATAAAGATTCAGATTCTATAGAAGTAGGTGCATTTGCAGGATACGAGATGTACCCGGAGCATGGAGGATGCCCTAGCGGAGGTGTTGTAGTAGTCATTGGATATGTTTCGGGAAGACAGTGTATTATTGTTGCCAATGATGCTTCTGTAAAGGCCGGTGCCTGGTTTCCCATCACAGGAAAGAAAAACCTGAGAGCACAGGAAATTGCCATGGAAAACAAACTTCCTATTATTTACCTTGTAGATTCTGCAGGAGTTTATCTGCCTATGCAGGATGAAATTTTCCCGGATAAAGAGCATTTTGGAAGAATTTTCAGAAATAATGCTAAGATGAGTTCTATGGGAATTATCCAGATCTCTGCCGTAATGGGCAGCTGTGTAGCTGGAGGAGCTTATCTTCCAATCATGAGTGATGAAGCCATGATTGTGGATAAAACAGGTTCTATTTTCCTTGCCGGAAGCTATCTTGTAAAGGCAGCAATCGGAGAAAGTATTGATAATGAAACATTAGGCGGAGCGACTACTCACTGTTCTATTTCTGGTGTAACAGATTATAAAGCGAAAGATGATAAAGATGCTTTAAATAGAATCAAAACCATCATGAAATCCATCGGAAGTACTGAGAAAGCAGGCTTTGACAGAATAGAAAGTTTCCCGCCAAAAGAAAATCCAGAAAATATTTTCGGAATTATGCCGGTTTCAAGAGCTGAGCAATATGACACCTTTGAAATTATCAAATGTATTGTTGATAATTCCGAGTATGACGAATATAAACCAGACTACGGTAAAAGTATCATCTGTGCAACAGCTAGAGTTGATGGTTGGTCTGTAGGAATTGTAGCCAATCAGAGAAAGCTGGTGAAAAGTGGAAAAGGAGAAATGCAGTTTGGAGGGGTAATTTATTCTGATTCTGCTGATAAAGCTACCCGATTCATTGCCAACTGTAATCAGAGAAAAATACCTTTAATCTTCTTACAGGATGTTACCGGATTCATGGTAGGTTCAAAATCAGAACATGGCGGAATCATCAAAGATGGCGCTAAAATGGTAAATGCTGTTTCGAATTCTGTAGTTCCTAAATTTACCATCATTACAGGAAATTCCTATGGAGCAGGAAACTACGCAATGTGTGGAAAAGCTTATGACCCTAGATTAATTGTTGCATGGCCTTGGGCAGATTTAGCCGTAATGGGGGGTGCACAAGCAGCAAAAGTATTAGCTCAGATCCAGGAATCTACCCTTAAAAAACAAGGGAAAGAAATCTCCGAAGAAGAGCATAACGAAATTCTGGATACGATTTCAAAGAAATATCAAAAACAGACTGAATCAACTTATGCAGCTGCAAGATTATGGACAGATGCAATTATTAACCCGGCAGATACCAGAAAATGGATTTCTATGGGTATTGAAGCGGCCAATCATTCTCCTATTACTGAAAAATTCAATTTAGGAGTAATACAGGTTTGA
- a CDS encoding DMT family transporter, whose translation MHKLALFRLHLIVFLWGFTAILGKLIQANAQILVFYRMLFASVFLFVFIRVFKKESIKVSKKIFFQLAAIGFAMALHWYCFFYSIKVSNVSIALSCLSLSTLFASILEPIIFKRKIDISEVVMGTVIVACILLIFKTEFHFKEGIIYGILCAVFGTIFSVFNGKMFGKTSSGNIIFYEIFCGWFILMLFYLISGQIFQMNEINYRDLALICLLASVFTAFPMLESVNLMKYISPFTLILTVNLEPVYGIILAFFIFGESEHMSPIFYVASGVMILAIIANGLIKARKTKNLN comes from the coding sequence ATGCATAAATTGGCACTTTTCAGGTTGCACTTAATAGTATTTTTGTGGGGGTTCACTGCAATTTTGGGAAAATTGATTCAGGCCAATGCGCAAATTCTGGTATTTTACAGGATGCTGTTTGCTTCTGTTTTTCTTTTTGTATTCATCAGAGTGTTTAAAAAGGAAAGTATAAAGGTTTCCAAAAAAATATTTTTTCAGCTGGCAGCTATTGGTTTTGCTATGGCGCTTCATTGGTATTGTTTTTTTTATTCTATTAAAGTTTCCAATGTTTCTATTGCCTTAAGCTGTCTTTCTCTGTCTACTCTTTTTGCTTCCATTCTGGAGCCTATTATTTTCAAAAGGAAGATAGATATTTCTGAAGTAGTAATGGGAACCGTTATTGTGGCCTGTATACTTTTGATCTTCAAAACAGAATTTCATTTTAAAGAAGGGATTATTTATGGAATCCTATGTGCTGTGTTTGGGACTATTTTTTCAGTCTTTAACGGTAAAATGTTTGGTAAAACGAGTTCAGGAAACATTATTTTTTATGAAATTTTCTGTGGTTGGTTTATTTTAATGTTATTCTATCTGATTTCGGGTCAAATTTTTCAGATGAATGAAATAAACTATAGAGATTTGGCGTTAATATGCTTGTTAGCAAGTGTTTTCACTGCTTTTCCTATGCTGGAATCGGTGAATTTAATGAAATATATATCACCTTTTACTTTAATTTTAACAGTTAATTTAGAACCGGTCTACGGAATTATACTAGCTTTTTTTATCTTTGGGGAATCAGAACATATGAGCCCTATATTTTATGTCGCTTCAGGTGTTATGATACTGGCAATCATTGCAAATGGATTAATAAAAGCCAGAAAAACTAAAAACTTAAACTAA
- a CDS encoding PorV/PorQ family protein, with protein sequence MMKKYFLLAFSLLFGLSQSQIIRKYSNEFLNIGAGARGLAMGGAVITNQDDVYAPMWNPAGLMSIEKDWQAAAMHAEYFESIAKYDYLAYAKVLEEGVFGVSVVRLGVDNILNTTQMIDSEGNIDYDKITKFSQSDYAAILSYAFRPGGNPKLDVGVNAKIVYRNVGKFANGYGFGFDVGAIYKADSGWKFGGMVRDITTTVNFWSINQKELSTVVNGEEFNPAPKDKLELTMPKLNVGASKLFEINSSVYVLPEAGINVDFAKTASLISTDFASISPYAGAELGYQKMIFVRLGINRFQSITDIEDLKRKVSFQPSAGVGIRYRGLTLDYAITNSGIGGSNFYSNFFSLKLDMGAFRND encoded by the coding sequence ATGATGAAAAAATATTTTTTACTTGCATTTTCACTGCTGTTTGGGCTGTCTCAATCTCAGATTATCAGGAAATATTCCAATGAATTCTTAAATATCGGTGCCGGAGCAAGAGGTCTTGCCATGGGAGGAGCAGTAATCACCAATCAGGATGATGTATATGCACCTATGTGGAACCCCGCAGGTTTGATGTCTATTGAAAAAGACTGGCAGGCGGCAGCAATGCACGCAGAATACTTTGAGTCTATCGCAAAATATGATTATCTGGCATATGCAAAAGTACTTGAAGAAGGTGTTTTTGGTGTTTCGGTAGTGAGACTAGGGGTAGACAATATTTTGAATACCACCCAGATGATTGATTCGGAAGGGAATATTGATTATGATAAAATCACCAAGTTTTCTCAGTCTGATTATGCTGCTATCCTTTCTTATGCATTCCGACCGGGAGGCAATCCTAAACTGGATGTGGGGGTGAATGCTAAAATTGTCTACAGAAACGTAGGTAAATTTGCGAACGGGTATGGATTCGGTTTTGATGTGGGAGCTATTTATAAAGCAGATAGCGGATGGAAGTTTGGAGGTATGGTAAGAGATATTACCACTACCGTCAACTTCTGGTCGATCAATCAGAAAGAACTTTCTACTGTTGTAAACGGGGAAGAATTCAACCCTGCACCAAAAGATAAACTGGAACTTACAATGCCCAAACTGAATGTGGGTGCCAGTAAATTATTTGAAATCAATAGCAGTGTGTATGTATTGCCGGAAGCAGGTATTAATGTAGATTTTGCTAAAACTGCTTCATTGATTTCCACAGACTTTGCCAGTATCAGTCCATATGCCGGAGCTGAACTGGGATATCAGAAAATGATTTTTGTGAGATTGGGGATCAACAGATTCCAGTCTATTACAGATATAGAAGATCTTAAAAGAAAAGTTTCTTTCCAGCCAAGCGCAGGTGTTGGGATCAGATACAGAGGGCTTACACTGGATTATGCCATTACGAATTCAGGGATAGGCGGGTCTAATTTCTATTCCAATTTCTTCTCGCTGAAGCTGGATATGGGAGCATTCAGAAACGATTAA